In the genome of Calothrix sp. PCC 6303, the window CCAATAATCCAATCAGCCTCTGCTGCGGTTTGCTTCTTCACCCACTGCTTCACCAAAGCCCCAAAAACATCAGACATCGACTCATTTAATGCCCCAGATTCACCAAAGTAACTCAAATTTGCTTCATGTTGAGTCACACCATGGGTTAATTCGTGGGCAATAACATCAACACATTTGGTGAAACGTTGAAATAACTCCCCATCACCGTCACCATAAACCATTTGGCTACCGTTCCAAAAAGCGTTGTCGTACTTTTCACCATAGTGGACAGTGGAATCAAGTCGTAAACCCTTATCATCTATAGAATTACGTTCAAAAATCTCCTGATAAAAATCATAGGTAGCACCCGCAGAATCATAAGCCTCATTCACAGCTTCATCACTGCAAGGAGGATCACCCTCACTTCTAGCTAATGTACCAGGAAGTTCCTGAGCATTTTTAGCATCATATATTGTCCGGCGTTTTTCCCCTGGTTGTGCCGTAAATGAGATTCCACCGATAGCTTTACGTCTGCCACGTAATTCTGAAGATAGGGTTAAGGTTTGTAAAGCCCAATCCCGTTGTCTTGTGTCACCGTGAACTACTACATTTTCCAACATGTGAGGTGGTAAGATGCAGCAAATTGGACAGCGCGCATGTGAATGTTCCTGACAGCTAAAACCAAATGCTTTTTTTCGCTTTTGAGTCATTGAAAAACTTCTCCTTCTGAAATCGAGATGGGAATTTGGGCTAGAAGATAGGAATTTAGAGAATGTGAGATAGGAGAGAAATAATTGGATTCCTAATTTCTAACCCCCAACTCTTCTCTCCGTTAATTTTCTTCTTTCTACAAGCTGCCACGATTGAATTCCACTTGAGTGCTGATCTGTCTAACCCTGATTTTGCTGGCTCAAGTATACTTTGATGCCTTAATTCCAGCTATAATCCTGGAATAGTAGCACTATTTTTGTTTATGAGTACAATTTTTTACGGCTCTTAATTCAGTGAGGAGGATTTTCTATGCCACTCTACTCGCTGAAAATAGGCAAGACTAAAGAATTTTCCTGTTATTCCAGTCATCTAGAGATGACTCAAGATAAAATTGTTTAGGAGCATCGTCATCTTGATTATATTCTTCTAAAGATGCGATTATCATTCCATTTAAATGATGTTCTTTCTGATTTTTCACATCAATAACAGCTTGTTCCAGTTCTTTTTTACCCAATGAGAAAACCCCATATCCTCTTTGCCAACTAAACACGTCTTCCACAGGATCTAAATGATTAATATAATGGGTGCTGCTGCCTTTAATTTTTTGAACAAAGTCAGAAATGGATATTTTTGGGGGAATGGAATCTACTAAATGAATATGATTTTCAATGCCGTTAATAGCACGAATAAGACTATTGAGTTCATCAGCTTTGCTAATAATGCAACCATAAAGTTCTCCTGTATTTTGCCTATAGTTGAAAAGTCTATATCCCCTCAGTAGATTTACGAATGCTCATGTTTCCAAAGCTGT includes:
- a CDS encoding M4 family metallopeptidase, whose product is MTQKRKKAFGFSCQEHSHARCPICCILPPHMLENVVVHGDTRQRDWALQTLTLSSELRGRRKAIGGISFTAQPGEKRRTIYDAKNAQELPGTLARSEGDPPCSDEAVNEAYDSAGATYDFYQEIFERNSIDDKGLRLDSTVHYGEKYDNAFWNGSQMVYGDGDGELFQRFTKCVDVIAHELTHGVTQHEANLSYFGESGALNESMSDVFGALVKQWVKKQTAAEADWIIGEGLFTEKVKGVGIRSMKEPGTAYDDSVLGKDIQPAHYKDIYTGTKDNGGVHINSGIGNRAFYLAALEIGGYAWEKAGKIWYVALRDRLRSGNNYNRAAKIIVKVAGELYGEDSAEQKAVKNAWTTVGVLSPE
- a CDS encoding transposase; this encodes MRGYRLFNYRQNTGELYGCIISKADELNSLIRAINGIENHIHLVDSIPPKISISDFVQKIKGSSTHYINHLDPVEDVFSWQRGYGVFSLGKKELEQAVIDVKNQKEHHLNGMIIASLEEYNQDDDAPKQFYLESSLDDWNNRKIL